The Thermocrinis albus DSM 14484 genome segment GAGGTGAGCTATGGGTAGATCCCTCACCACCTTCAGCTCTTCTTCCAAATCCTCCAAGGTCTGCCCGGGGTAAGCGTATATGATATCCACATTTATGTTTCTGAATCCAGCTTTGTAAGCGGTGAGGACACTTCTGATACTATGATAAACACTGTGATCCCTCCCCAGTATCTTCAGCCCCTTAGGAAGGAAACTCTGAGCCCCGATACTGATACGGTTCACTCCTGCAGAAAGAAGAAGCCCCCAGTCTCTCTCTGTGTAATCCTCTGGATTACACTCCACTGTAATCTCCCGGACATCACCCACCCTCTGGACCAGCTTACTCACAAAGGACGCCAGAGTCTTTGAATCCAAAAGGGAAGGTGTACCTCCACCAAAGTATATGGTTTTCACACGCCAGTTTTCCGTAAACCTAAGCTCCAGCTCCCTCAGAAGGAGGTCCAGATACTGGTGGAAGGTTATGTTCCATCGGGTGAGAGAAACAAAATCACAGTAGGGGCACTTCTGCCTACAGAAAGGTATGTGGATATAAAGGCCCTCTATCATCCTCTCTCAAAAATTATCTGTCTCGTCTTGAGTTCTTTTATAAGAGAGAGACACACACCCAACAGAAGACCAAAGGTGATGATACTGCTTCCTCCGTAACTCACAAAGGGAAGAGGCATACCTACTACGGGAAACATGCCCATAGTCATAAGTAGATTTATCGATACCTGAAAGAGGAGCAGGCCCGATGCCGTACCCAGAAAAACCCTCTCCGTCATATCCAAAGTGAGAGGCACGTAGGTGATTAACCTAAGTATTATCAGGAAGAAGAGGGAAACGAGAAGAGCACTCATCCAAAAACCCCATTCCTCCGCTATTACGGAAAATATAAAGTCCGTGTGTTTTTCAGGGAGGAAGAGAAGGTGCGACTGTGTGCCTTTTAGAAAACCTTTACCCAGAAACTCACCGGAGCCTATGGCGATGATGGACTGTATCAACTGATAACCGCTACCCGAATAGTCGGCGTGAGGATCCAACACGGCCAGTATTCGCTCTTTCTGATAGTCTTTAAGAAGGTGCCACCCAAAGGGAAGAAACAGGATGAGCAGAAGACCGGCCAGTGCAAAGTAACGTACCGGTAGGCCCCTGAAAAAAAGAGCAAAGGCAAAGATGGCCCAGTATACCATGGATGTTCCAAGGTCCGGTTGATGAAACACCAGCACGAAGGGTATGGTGAAGAGAACCACCAACAGTAAAAGATCTTTTTGAAAGAGCTTGTCCATCTTACCCAAGGCATAGGCACTAAGTAAGACAAGGGAGAACTTCATAAACTCCGAAGGTTGTATGTGTACAG includes the following:
- the rodA gene encoding rod shape-determining protein RodA: MVKNWKNAVVDLPLTLSVILIMSIGLLGVYSATYGGTTSPMFVKQVLYQLMGIFLILLLARVPFHVMVEYAPVVYAFNLLLLVMVPLVGKTVYGAKRWIDIGPVHIQPSEFMKFSLVLLSAYALGKMDKLFQKDLLLLVVLFTIPFVLVFHQPDLGTSMVYWAIFAFALFFRGLPVRYFALAGLLLILFLPFGWHLLKDYQKERILAVLDPHADYSGSGYQLIQSIIAIGSGEFLGKGFLKGTQSHLLFLPEKHTDFIFSVIAEEWGFWMSALLVSLFFLIILRLITYVPLTLDMTERVFLGTASGLLLFQVSINLLMTMGMFPVVGMPLPFVSYGGSSIITFGLLLGVCLSLIKELKTRQIIFERG